A single genomic interval of Primulina huaijiensis isolate GDHJ02 chromosome 7, ASM1229523v2, whole genome shotgun sequence harbors:
- the LOC140980712 gene encoding uncharacterized protein, translating into MVSMATESEDSESMEEQRTPKIPVWDLPDVPMGKLPPHLEFQRTRVLCNFDAPTQTEKIQSSGAYASMGVDNSMQFEVFRNNFRVEAIRLTEDDMEFDMIGIDASLANAFRRILIAELPTMAIEKVLIANNTSVIQDEVLAHRLGLIPLKVDPRLFDYMSENDEPNEKNTIVFKLHVRCERGSSRIKVKSDELKWLPNGSELILNSDKSNADSSSKIRTYTSFNCSQDSLPEFSTNPITPKHEDIIIAKLGPGQEIELEAHAVKGMGKVHAKWSPVATTWYRMLPEVVLLQDIEDEEAEELVKKCPVKVFDIEDIGKGRKRATVARPRSCTLCRECIRGDGWDKYVSLRRVKDHFIFTIESTGALPPEELFIEAVKILEDKCMRVISELS; encoded by the exons ATGGTGAGCATGGCAACGGAGAGCGAAGATTCGGAATCCATGGAAGAGCAAAGGACACCCAAAATTCCGGTATGGGATTTGCCGGATGTCCCGATGGGAAAGCTCCCGCCGCATCTCGAATTTCAGAGGACTCGCGTCCTCTGCAATTTTGATGCCCCAACTCAG ACTGAAAAAATTCAGTCTTCGGGTGCGTATGCATCAATGGGAGTGGACAACAGCATGCAATTCGAAGTATTTCGCAACAATTTTAGAGTGGAAGCTATAAGACTTACGGAAGATGACATGGAATTCGATATGATCGGTATCGATGCTTCTTTGGCGAATGCTTTCCGCAGAATTCTCATAGCCGAG CTTCCCACGATGGCTATTGAAAAGGTTTTGATTGCAAACAACACCTCGGTGATTCAAGATGAGGTGCTCGCGCATAGATTGGGTCTCATTCCACTTAAAGTTGATCCAAGACTGTTTGACTATATGTCAG AAAATGACGAACCCAATGAGAAAAACACCATTGTTTTCAAACTCCATGTTCGCTGTGAAAGAGGCAGTTCACGAATTAAAG TGAAATCTGATGAGCTGAAGTGGCTGCCTAATGGCAGTGAGTTAATTCTGAATTCAGATAAATCCAATGCTGATTCAAGTTCGAAGATTAGAACTTACACTTCATTTAATTGCAGTCAAGATTCCCTCCCCGAATTTTCAACCAACCCAATTACTCCCAAGCATGAAGATATAATTATAGCTAAACTTGGACCTGGACAG GAAATTGAGCTGGAAGCTCATGCAGTGAAAGGCATGGGTAAAGTACACGCAAAATGGTCCCCTGTCGCCACCACTTGGTATAGGATGCTCCCTGAG GTTGTCTTGTTGCAAGATATTGAAGACGAGGAGGCAGAAGAACTTGTTAAGAAATGTCCTGTCAAAGTATTTGATATTGAAGATATTGGTAAAG GTAGAAAAAGAGCTACTGTGGCAAGGCCCCGGTCTTGTACTCTTTGTCGAGAATGCATTAGAGGCGATGGTTGGGATAAATATGTGTCACTGCGGCGCGTAAAAGATCATTTTATTT TTACAATTGAGTCGACTGGAGCATTACCTCCTGAGGAGCTGTTCATCGAAGCTGTGAAGATTTTGGAAGACAAGTGTATGCGGGTGATATCCGAACTTTCTTGA